A genome region from Desulfobacteraceae bacterium includes the following:
- a CDS encoding ribonuclease Z, which yields MRPSFHPRLVNGPFDDPALFIPFLLQKRAFLFDLGDLHALAPREALKISHAFVSHTHMDHFIGFDHLLRLFLGREKHLCLFGPPGFLANVEGKLSGYTWNLVGHYTNRFVLEVSEVHPQALLTRRYRVQDGFRPGPVAERSPFDGTLLMEPGLTVTAAALDHRIPSLAFALQEQFHINIRRDRLEALGLTPGDWLQGFKKALFCRQDLASVFEVPSRFAGGRPRLFALGVLAAEIAVNSPGQKIAYVADAVYSPGNIEKILALATGADHLFIEAAFLDAERLKAREKFHLTARQAGEIAGRAGARQVTFFHFSPRYRSGEALTREARLAWRNWQAAEAS from the coding sequence ATGCGCCCCTCATTTCACCCCCGGCTGGTCAACGGCCCCTTCGACGATCCAGCCCTCTTTATCCCCTTTCTGCTCCAAAAGCGCGCCTTCCTCTTCGATCTGGGGGACCTTCACGCCCTCGCCCCGCGCGAGGCCCTCAAGATCAGCCACGCCTTCGTATCCCACACCCACATGGACCACTTCATTGGCTTTGACCATCTCCTGCGGCTGTTTCTCGGTCGCGAAAAACACCTCTGCCTCTTCGGTCCGCCCGGATTTTTGGCCAATGTGGAGGGTAAACTCTCCGGCTACACCTGGAATCTGGTCGGTCATTACACCAACCGGTTTGTCCTGGAGGTCAGCGAGGTCCATCCCCAGGCGCTGCTGACACGCCGTTACCGGGTGCAGGACGGTTTCCGCCCGGGCCCGGTGGCCGAGCGCAGCCCTTTTGACGGCACGTTGCTGATGGAACCGGGGCTGACCGTCACCGCAGCGGCCCTGGATCATCGCATTCCATCGCTGGCCTTTGCCCTCCAGGAACAATTCCACATCAACATCCGCCGGGACCGGCTGGAGGCCCTGGGGCTGACCCCGGGGGATTGGCTCCAGGGTTTCAAAAAGGCGCTTTTTTGCCGGCAGGATCTGGCCTCGGTCTTCGAGGTTCCCTCCCGGTTTGCCGGGGGGCGCCCGCGGCTGTTTGCCCTGGGGGTTCTTGCCGCCGAAATCGCGGTGAACTCCCCCGGGCAGAAAATCGCCTACGTTGCCGATGCGGTCTACAGCCCTGGGAATATCGAAAAGATCCTGGCCCTGGCGACAGGGGCCGATCATCTGTTTATCGAGGCGGCCTTTTTGGACGCGGAGCGGCTGAAAGCCCGTGAAAAATTTCACCTGACCGCCCGCCAGGCCGGCGAAATCGCCGGGCGGGCGGGGGCCCGGCAGGTGACCTTTTTCCATTTTTCACCCCGCTACCGCTCCGGGGAGGCGCTCACCCGGGAGGCCCGCCTGGCCTGGCGCAACTGGCAGGCGGCGGAGGCATCCTGA
- the recJ gene encoding single-stranded-DNA-specific exonuclease RecJ yields MEKHWSVLSAEPRAVDRIAAAFDLDPIIATILVNRRLESEEAVHRFLNSGLDQLRPPHSLAGMSAAVERIVQAIHQGQRILVFGDYDVDGVTATVMLLEFLTQAGAEATYYIPHRVREGYGLQPAHVTEYARGRDIGLIVTVDCGSGSHAAVQAARSCGIGVVITDHHSVAPPYPEADAFVNPKRQDCGAGLEHLSGVGVAFYLAAALRQRLRAQGHWQGRPEPNLKTACDLVALGTVADVVPLQGENRVLTRAGLEMINHGRRLGLHALVESCSRDAGRLEAEDLAFKLAPRLNAAGRMAHARQAVSLLCADGAEDARRLAETLNNLNSSRQQIESQVFEEILRRLETDPAALSRRTLIVHGNGWPEGVLGIVAARLVRRFCMPAVVLSVRDGLAKGSARSLPGVDLAEGLATCQAHLETFGGHALAAGLSLKSCNIDRFAQALESVVTATTDCDLLRPQVQLDCELPLNAVTEALIDGLEILKPFGVGNLEPLFMARDVVVKSSQIVGRRHRRMVLQQSGPEAGSRLAAIQFNIDPQQRQPDFFPRMAYRLRWNRWNGSRTLQLLIEEI; encoded by the coding sequence ATGGAAAAGCACTGGAGCGTTTTGTCAGCCGAGCCCCGGGCGGTCGACCGTATCGCCGCGGCCTTCGATCTTGACCCGATCATCGCCACCATTCTGGTCAACCGCCGTCTGGAAAGCGAGGAGGCGGTGCACCGCTTTTTGAATTCCGGCCTGGATCAACTGCGCCCCCCCCACAGCCTGGCCGGGATGTCCGCGGCGGTGGAGCGCATCGTCCAGGCCATCCACCAGGGGCAGCGGATTCTGGTCTTCGGCGACTACGATGTGGACGGTGTGACCGCCACGGTCATGCTGCTGGAGTTCCTGACACAGGCCGGAGCCGAGGCGACCTACTACATTCCCCACCGGGTTCGCGAAGGCTACGGGCTGCAGCCGGCTCACGTGACGGAGTATGCCCGCGGCCGTGACATTGGGCTGATCGTCACCGTCGACTGCGGCTCCGGCAGTCATGCCGCGGTGCAGGCCGCCAGAAGCTGCGGTATCGGCGTGGTGATCACCGACCACCACAGCGTTGCGCCGCCTTACCCCGAGGCGGATGCGTTCGTGAATCCCAAACGGCAGGACTGCGGCGCGGGCCTGGAGCATCTCTCCGGTGTGGGCGTTGCCTTCTACCTGGCCGCGGCCTTGCGCCAGCGGCTGCGGGCGCAGGGACACTGGCAGGGCCGCCCGGAACCCAACCTGAAAACGGCCTGCGACCTGGTGGCGCTCGGCACCGTGGCCGACGTGGTGCCCCTGCAGGGCGAAAACCGGGTGCTCACCCGCGCCGGCCTGGAGATGATCAACCACGGTCGCAGGTTGGGCCTGCACGCCCTGGTGGAGAGCTGCAGCCGGGATGCCGGCAGGCTGGAGGCCGAGGACCTGGCCTTCAAGCTGGCCCCCCGCCTGAACGCCGCCGGCCGCATGGCTCACGCCCGCCAGGCGGTGTCCCTGCTGTGCGCCGACGGGGCGGAGGATGCCCGGCGCCTGGCCGAAACCCTGAACAATCTGAACAGCAGTCGGCAGCAGATTGAAAGCCAGGTTTTTGAAGAAATTCTGCGGCGCCTGGAAACCGACCCCGCCGCCCTCTCGCGGCGAACCCTAATCGTGCACGGCAACGGCTGGCCCGAGGGTGTCCTGGGGATCGTGGCCGCGCGCCTGGTCCGGCGCTTCTGCATGCCCGCGGTGGTGCTGTCGGTGCGCGACGGTCTCGCCAAGGGGTCCGCCCGCAGCCTGCCGGGAGTTGACCTGGCCGAGGGTTTGGCCACCTGCCAGGCTCACCTGGAGACCTTCGGCGGGCATGCCCTGGCGGCGGGCCTGAGCCTCAAAAGCTGCAATATCGACCGATTTGCCCAGGCCCTGGAAAGCGTCGTGACCGCGACCACCGACTGCGACCTGCTCCGGCCGCAGGTGCAGCTGGACTGTGAATTGCCCCTGAACGCCGTCACGGAGGCCCTGATCGACGGTCTCGAGATCTTAAAGCCTTTTGGCGTCGGCAACCTGGAACCCCTTTTCATGGCGCGGGATGTGGTCGTCAAGTCCAGTCAAATCGTCGGCCGGCGCCATCGCCGGATGGTGCTGCAGCAGTCCGGCCCTGAGGCGGGCAGCCGGCTGGCGGCGATCCAGTTCAACATCGATCCGCAGCAGCGCCAACCCGATTTTTTCCCGCGAATGGCCTACCGGCTGCGCTGGAACCGCTGGAACGGCAGCCGCACCCTGCAGTTGTTAATTGAGGAGATCTGA
- a CDS encoding DUF4911 domain-containing protein, protein MTPLETTTRILRIDRRNIAFLKFVLEAYEGIAVLTTLERDSGTVRLAIAPGCEGEVAAVLNDLSPTIRMEPRETPAGAHGSVERSFAQPKRTR, encoded by the coding sequence ATGACGCCGCTTGAGACCACCACCCGAATCTTGCGAATCGATCGCCGCAACATCGCCTTTCTGAAATTTGTGCTGGAAGCCTATGAGGGCATCGCCGTTCTCACCACCCTGGAGCGGGACTCGGGCACGGTTCGGCTGGCGATCGCGCCGGGCTGCGAGGGGGAGGTGGCGGCGGTTTTAAACGACCTGTCCCCGACGATCCGGATGGAGCCGCGCGAAACCCCCGCCGGCGCCCATGGAAGCGTGGAGCGGTCTTTTGCCCAACCCAAACGAACCCGATGA
- the miaB gene encoding tRNA (N6-isopentenyl adenosine(37)-C2)-methylthiotransferase MiaB — MKTKSLYIHTIGCQMNVYDAEKMAAGLQALHYLPAASAEEADLILLNTCAIREKAEQKVFSYLGRLAPLKSCNPRLIVAVGGCVAQQEGRRILERMPHVDLVFGTHAIGRLPALVDKIERERCRLADVAMTADFMETDPGTATVIPGGVTRFVTIMQGCDNYCTYCVVPYVRGREASRAPERIVAEIEALVAAGVREVTLLGQNVNSYGLKEGLCPFGELLARVDAVPGLARIRFTTSHPKDLSEPLIQAFGRLPKLCNHIHLPVQSGADRVLKKMNRRYTRAEYLDKVQRLRQIRPDIAITSDFIVGFPGETAADFDQTLDLIRQVDFDGGFAFMYSDRRTAPAARFADKVPTAEKKRRLQALLALQDLNSSRKNQSLIGTVQRILVDDAAQKPGDGPPGPQWVGRTTTNRIVHFSAADGPAGLAPIYPGLLLDVRIENAFAHSLRGRPLECQAPAAGAKGEQSHAA, encoded by the coding sequence ATGAAAACCAAGAGCCTCTACATCCACACCATCGGCTGTCAGATGAACGTCTACGATGCCGAAAAAATGGCCGCCGGCCTGCAAGCCCTGCATTACCTTCCGGCGGCGTCGGCCGAAGAAGCCGACCTGATCCTCTTGAACACCTGCGCCATCCGCGAGAAGGCCGAGCAGAAGGTCTTCAGCTACCTGGGCCGCCTGGCCCCCCTCAAAAGCTGCAATCCCCGCCTGATCGTCGCCGTGGGCGGCTGTGTGGCCCAGCAGGAGGGCCGCCGCATCCTGGAGCGGATGCCCCACGTGGACCTGGTTTTCGGGACCCACGCCATCGGACGGCTGCCGGCCCTGGTGGACAAAATCGAGCGGGAGCGCTGCCGCCTGGCAGACGTCGCCATGACCGCGGACTTCATGGAGACCGACCCAGGCACCGCCACGGTGATCCCCGGGGGTGTGACGCGGTTTGTCACCATCATGCAGGGCTGCGATAATTACTGCACTTACTGCGTGGTTCCCTACGTCCGGGGGCGTGAGGCCAGCCGGGCGCCGGAGCGGATCGTCGCCGAGATCGAAGCCCTGGTCGCCGCCGGCGTGCGCGAGGTGACCCTCCTCGGACAAAATGTCAACAGCTACGGGCTGAAGGAGGGCCTGTGCCCGTTTGGCGAGCTGCTGGCACGGGTCGACGCCGTCCCCGGGCTGGCGCGAATCCGGTTTACGACCTCACACCCCAAGGACCTTTCCGAACCCCTGATCCAGGCCTTCGGTCGCCTGCCGAAACTCTGCAACCACATTCATCTGCCGGTCCAATCCGGTGCCGATCGGGTCCTCAAAAAAATGAACCGCCGCTACACCCGCGCCGAGTATCTCGACAAAGTGCAGCGCCTGCGGCAGATCCGGCCGGACATCGCCATCACCTCGGATTTCATCGTGGGCTTTCCCGGGGAGACCGCCGCCGATTTCGACCAGACCCTTGATCTGATCCGCCAGGTGGATTTCGACGGGGGCTTCGCCTTCATGTATTCGGATCGCCGCACGGCGCCGGCCGCCCGTTTTGCCGACAAGGTGCCGACGGCCGAAAAAAAACGGCGCCTGCAGGCCCTTCTGGCCCTTCAAGACCTGAACAGCAGCCGCAAAAACCAGTCCCTGATCGGCACCGTCCAGCGCATCCTGGTGGATGACGCCGCTCAAAAGCCGGGTGACGGCCCCCCTGGACCCCAGTGGGTGGGCCGCACCACCACCAACAGGATCGTCCACTTTTCCGCCGCCGACGGCCCAGCCGGCCTGGCGCCCATTTACCCCGGTCTGCTGCTCGACGTCCGGATCGAAAACGCCTTTGCACACTCGCTCAGAGGCCGCCCCCTGGAATGCCAAGCGCCCGCCGCCGGCGCAAAAGGAGAACAGAGCCATGCTGCATAA
- a CDS encoding bifunctional nuclease family protein, protein MLHKATIAGLTMDPNSNTPIIILKVDESDKAVPIWIGLLEATAIASALQNIEFERPMTHDLLKNLLQKLNCQVTRVEVCDLRDNTFYAKIHYVTDAQTFSIDSRPSDAIAIALRFQAPIFVDDRVIEKSATESEGGEPLDKSEEGQKWADYLKNLSPEHFGKYKV, encoded by the coding sequence ATGCTGCATAAAGCCACCATCGCGGGTCTGACCATGGACCCGAACTCCAACACCCCGATCATCATCCTCAAGGTCGATGAGAGCGACAAGGCCGTACCCATCTGGATCGGTCTACTGGAAGCCACGGCGATTGCCTCAGCGCTTCAGAACATCGAATTTGAACGCCCCATGACCCATGACCTGCTCAAAAACCTGCTGCAAAAACTCAACTGCCAGGTCACCCGCGTGGAGGTCTGCGACCTGCGCGACAACACCTTCTACGCCAAAATCCACTACGTCACCGATGCGCAGACCTTCAGCATCGACTCGCGGCCGAGCGACGCCATCGCCATCGCCCTGCGCTTTCAGGCCCCCATTTTCGTGGACGACCGGGTGATTGAAAAATCGGCCACCGAAAGCGAGGGTGGCGAGCCCCTGGATAAAAGCGAGGAGGGGCAAAAGTGGGCCGATTATCTCAAAAACCTCTCCCCCGAGCATTTCGGCAAGTACAAGGTCTGA
- a CDS encoding dihydrofolate reductase family protein — protein MKVILLMAQTLDGKIGRNSGHFPDWTGKEDKRLFVRITKAAGVLIMGSKTYDTIGSPLPGRKNVVLTRDPNRKSDSPELVYTAKPPREVLADLQAEGYTTAILAGGTVINTVFAREGLIDEIMLTICPLFFGSGIALFSGEVPLKLRLLSAEILGSDAILAHYAVVR, from the coding sequence ATGAAGGTAATCCTGTTGATGGCCCAAACCCTGGACGGCAAGATCGGCCGCAACTCCGGCCATTTCCCCGATTGGACCGGCAAGGAGGACAAGCGCCTCTTTGTCCGCATCACCAAGGCCGCCGGCGTGCTGATCATGGGCTCCAAAACCTACGACACCATCGGCAGCCCCCTGCCCGGACGCAAGAATGTGGTGCTCACCCGCGACCCAAACCGCAAGTCCGATTCCCCCGAGCTGGTCTATACCGCCAAGCCCCCCCGCGAGGTGCTGGCCGATCTGCAAGCCGAAGGCTACACCACGGCGATTCTGGCCGGCGGCACTGTGATCAACACCGTGTTCGCCCGCGAAGGTCTGATCGACGAGATCATGTTAACCATCTGCCCCCTTTTTTTCGGCAGCGGCATCGCCCTTTTTTCCGGTGAGGTCCCCCTCAAGCTGCGCCTGCTCTCCGCCGAGATCCTGGGCAGCGACGCGATTTTGGCCCACTACGCGGTTGTACGATAG
- a CDS encoding L-fuculose-phosphate aldolase, whose product MLMTTARQALVHYGQQLLTSGLTTGTGGNLSLCEPQQSRVAITPSGIAYDRMVPEDIVIVDLAGEVIEGHRTPSSEAGFHIALYRKRADVRAVVHTHSVYATTLACLHWEIPAVHYLVGFSGLKVPLAPYATFGSRELADNLAETIADFNAVLMANHGLVTVGADLPQAFATAEEIEFVARLYYQTRLAGAPKILPEEEMGRVLKKFETYGQRPPGGDTGAG is encoded by the coding sequence ATGCTGATGACCACCGCACGCCAAGCCCTCGTCCACTACGGCCAACAACTTCTCACCAGCGGATTGACCACCGGCACCGGTGGCAACCTGAGCCTTTGCGAGCCGCAACAGTCGCGGGTGGCCATCACCCCCAGCGGCATCGCTTACGACCGCATGGTCCCCGAGGATATCGTGATTGTGGATCTGGCCGGAGAGGTGATCGAAGGCCACCGCACGCCCTCCAGTGAAGCGGGTTTTCACATCGCCCTCTACCGCAAACGGGCTGACGTGCGCGCCGTGGTACACACCCATTCGGTCTACGCCACCACCCTGGCCTGCCTGCACTGGGAAATCCCGGCAGTCCACTACCTGGTCGGGTTTTCAGGCCTCAAGGTGCCCCTGGCGCCGTATGCCACCTTTGGCAGCCGGGAACTGGCCGACAACCTGGCCGAGACCATCGCCGATTTCAACGCCGTTTTGATGGCCAACCACGGGCTGGTGACGGTGGGCGCGGACCTCCCCCAGGCTTTTGCGACCGCCGAGGAGATCGAATTCGTGGCGCGCCTTTACTACCAGACCCGTTTGGCGGGGGCCCCCAAAATTCTGCCGGAGGAGGAAATGGGGCGGGTGCTCAAAAAATTTG